Proteins encoded within one genomic window of Komagataella phaffii GS115 chromosome 3, complete sequence:
- a CDS encoding Phospholipase D, catalyzes the hydrolysis of phosphatidylcholine — protein MLKDVSESNDSETQRSNQQENKKYESKRKKSSNIGQLPAIITNPLSNIFLEQSEDTGVAEERAGNDEGNEISHKEKPHQEFYDNESKQNGRKTRPPSKKPKPSSKGEENDENLDNNWIQKFKHVRTPTHLSFNDQLIWKELKRPFKRDKSAKVLPKRQQNDRGDGFRQEEEEEEEENRDTRIRAKAIIDSLALGSPSVLLAASVFLRDEHGTRRAPLLLGLLGFKLVDVTKYTVKSDEPLSKNRTYRFDLEYGVGPTRHKWSVTKSIKDIAALHSRLKVSFFQENALRGTKDVELPKFPKISNYIQKFKQTQYQRKKDERQHSRGNSPSPRRASHSVDQQDVTSVNSLSSLRTNSSARELFNNFVTRMSSAVHQTDQRSFPLDLSYTSVFEEYREALDDYLKELLIVLTLRPQSNKLFQFFELSPIGELLVNDSGFHGKQGYLRVSSSARTQGWRVGHLKVKEWKAMVERHTAKWFLIKESYIMYVADIYSTTPLEVFLVDSSFKYSFSGDQHHHKLMGPVTDTLEDSDFDDVSLQEFTTQKNQRDIAPRLAISVENGERKIKMIAQSERQMKLWIQSIVMMEKNSKWAEKHRFDSFAPVRKDCYAQWFVDGRDYMWAASSAIEMAKDVIYIHDWWLSPELYLRRPANGNQQWRIDRLLLKKAEEGVKIFIIIYRNVGTFVVTDSLWTKHSFLSLHPNIYVLRSPNQLLQNTYFWAHHEKLLIVDQTICFLGGIDLCYGRFDTPDHTLTDANEKAFEDGSETYDKDPLSYQMFPGKDYSNPRVKDFYALEKPYDDMYNREEVPRMPWHDVHMASSGQIARDLSRHFVQRWNYLLRQKRPSRSTPLLLPPADLTPEQLESSRFKGTCEIQLLRSSCNWSLGLKQHEQSIQNAYLKLIETSNHFIYIENQFFITSSAWQGVVIENTIGDAIVDRIIRARNENKTWKAIIVIPLLPGFEAKVDEPGASSLRVIVTCQYMSISVGPTSIFGKLRKLGIDPEEYIQFYSLRKWACIGKKRRLVTEQLYVHAKTMIVDDRSVIIGSANINERSMTGTRDSEVASIIRDREMIQTTMNGEPYLAAKFAHTLRMRLMREHLGVDVDILDMIERRFNDIEKLARTSLGKKAATGKFKNEEHEVMSAMVELATRDVLGKKDGTKRWSSYFSTIKSMNGNSDLPSKLHDALERIIQGDQIDTDSESESESYVTELPHPIRRSFNNRAGHENAGLRDAKSYSTDPRIHHNDSHKKDIKGKGQDRYDSPGNKKSRKRITQVLQDWALKATSELPYSDDVFVPNHEQVMQFLNSKDHDPESEGGEETNNWKNIERWGLLKRVAYLQRLMAKQQKDKAAEREKREALNSRSKKQGVSPASSLDQNQNTAPNGSAQTDKVKVSGVDSAVELGEHLNEKGRTDGNVAPGLNHSGSLGSDEISNVKVIHLEPSEVKDIIESLETRGISKPRFIDPYAFEDPLDDDFYEDLWHDTAFRNTAIFRMVFHCQPDDDVLTWNDYKNFSKLDTAFNLAQKKRENGLTRVDSSSEDPNNSQDTSISITDIENATSYQRDKVLQSEEDAEKPKRQPLHGKLKKSVAGGGRKMSYSSEHSQDSIVGDSSDQEQPSEDSTIERIDTEIDGALDINTEKSRKTTTRRRRLYPSRRVVRNIRNSVFDWSTAELLLSYVRGNLVLFPVEWLMAEIESGNLFYRTDRLPPIEIYD, from the coding sequence ATGCTCAAAGACGTTTCAGAGTCGAACGACTCGGAGACTCAGAGGAGTAACCAACAAGAGAACAAGAAGTATGAGtcaaagaggaagaagtcCTCCAACATAGGCCAGCTTCCTGCCATAATCACCAACCCTTTATCCAACATTTTTCTGGAGCAATCTGAAGATACGGGTGTGGCAGAGGAAAGGGCTGGAAATGATGAAGGAAATGAGATATCGCACAAGGAGAAGCCTCATCAAGAGTTTTATGACAACGAATCCAAACAAAACGGAAGAAAAACTCGGCCGccttcaaagaaacctAAGCCCTCCTCCAAGGGAGAGGAAAATGACGAAAACTTGGATAATAACTGGATTCAAAAGTTTAAACACGTCAGAACTCCCACTCACTTGAGTTTCAATGATCAGTTGATATGgaaggaattgaaaagaCCATTCAAAAGGGATAAGTCAGCTAAGGTGTTACCTAAACGACAGCAAAACGATCGTGGAGACGGCTTTCGTcaggaggaggaagaagaagaagaagaaaatagaGATACCAGAATAAGAGCAAAAGCGATCATTGATTCTTTGGCTTTGGGTTCTCCCTCCGTATTATTAGCAGCTAGTGTCTTCTTGAGAGATGAGCATGGAACAAGGCGAGCTCCCTTACTACTTGGCTTATTGGGTTTTAAGCTAGTTGATGTGACAAAATATACGGTCAAATCCGATGAACCTCTTTCTAAGAACAGAACTTACAGATTTGATTTAGAGTACGGTGTTGGCCCCACCAGGCACAAGTGGTCAGTGACCAAGAGCATCAAAGATATTGCTGCTCTTCACTCTCGACTGAAAGTatctttttttcaagagaacGCTCTAAGAGGTACAAAAGATGTTGAGTTACCtaaatttccaaaaattaGCAACTAcatccaaaagttcaagcAGACACAgtaccaaagaaagaaagacgAAAGGCAGCATTCCAGAGGTAACAGTCCTTCTCCCAGGAGAGCTTCTCATTCTGTAGACCAGCAAGATGTAACTAGTGTTAATTCCTTGAGCTCTCTCCGTACAAATTCAAGCGCAAGAGAActgttcaacaattttgTGACGAGGATGTCCAGTGCTGTTCATCAAACAGATCAAAGAAGTTTCCCCTTAGATTTATCTTATACATCTGTATTTGAGGAGTACAGGGAGGCGCTTGATGATTACCTGAAAGAGTTGTTGATCGTATTAACTTTGAGGCCTCAGAGTAACAAACTTTTCCagttttttgaactttCACCAATAGGAGAACTTCTAGTCAATGATTCAGGATTTCACGGAAAACAAGGTTATCTTCGAGTCAGTTCAAGTGCCAGAACACAAGGATGGAGAGTAGGTCATTTAAAGGTGAAGGAATGGAAGGCCATGGTAGAGAGACACACAGCCAAATGGtttttgatcaaagaaagttACATCATGTATGTGGCAGATATCTACTCAACTACACCACTGGAAGTATTTCTTGTGGATTCCTCCTTCAAGTACAGCTTTTCTGGAGATCAGCATCACCACAAATTAATGGGGCCAGTTACTGATACACTAGAGgattctgattttgatgacGTTTCTTTGCAAGAGTTTACAACACAAAAAAACCAACGAGATATTGCCCCTAGACTGGCTATCTCAGTTGAGAATGGGGAACGTAAAATAAAGATGATTGCTCAATCCGAAAGGCAGatgaaactttggattcaGTCAATCGTGATGATGGAAAAAAACTCGAAATGGGCTGAAAAGCATCGTTTCGATAGTTTTGCCCCTGTTCGAAAAGATTGCTACGCTCAGTGGTTTGTTGATGGTAGAGATTACATGTGGGCAGCTTCTTCGGCGATTGAAATGGCAAAGGATGTTATATATATTCATGACTGGTGGTTATCACCTGAGTTATATCTTAGAAGACCTGCAAATGGTAACCAACAATGGCGTATTGACAGATTGCTACTTAAAAAAGCGGAAGAGGGAgtcaaaattttcattATAATCTACCGAAATGTGGGTACCTTTGTTGTTACCGATTCCCTATGGACAAAACATTCATTTCTCTCTTTGCATCCGAATATATATGTACTCAGATCACCCAACCAATTGCTACAGAACACATATTTCTGGGCCCATCATGAAAAGTTGCTTATTGTTGACCAGACAATTTGTTTTCTTGGGGGAATTGATCTTTGTTATGGTCGCTTTGATACCCCTGACCATACCCTCACTGATGCCAACGAGAAAGCTTTTGAGGACGGAAGTGAAACTTATGACAAAGACCCTCTGTCCTATCAAATGTTCCCTGGGAAAGACTACTCGAACCCTCGAGTTAAGGACTTCTATGCCTTGGAGAAACCATATGATGACATGTATAATAGAGAAGAAGTACCCAGAATGCCATGGCATGATGTGCATATGGCATCATCTGGACAAATAGCTCGTGATTTGTCTCGTCACTTTGTTCAGCGTTGGAACTATCTATTAAGACAAAAGAGGCCTTCAAGGTCAACTCCGTTGCTATTGCCTCCCGCAGATCTTACTCCGGAGCAGTTAGAATCTTCACGATTCAAAGGTACATGCGAGATTCAACTTTTGCGCTCCTCCTGTAATTGGTCTTTGGGATTAAAACAACACGAACAAAGTATTCAAAATGCATATCTCAAGCTGATTGAAACTTCGAATCATTTCATTTACATTGAGAATCAGTTTTTTATTACGTCATCTGCCTGGCAGGGAGTTGTCATTGAAAATACAATTGGAGACGCCATTGTTGATAGAATTATTAGGGCTCGTAATGAGAATAAGACTTGGAAGGCTATTATTGTGATTCCATTACTTCCTGGTTTTGAGGCGAAGGTAGACGAACCTGGTGCTTCGTCGTTAAGAGTGATTGTTACTTGTCAATACATGTCAATCTCTGTAGGTCCGACATCTATCTTCGGAAAACTAAGAAAGTTAGGAATTGATCCTGAGGAGTACATCCAGTTCtattctttgagaaagtGGGCATGTATCGGCAAGAAAAGACGACTAGTCACAGAACAACTTTACGTCCATGCTAAGACTATGATTGTGGACGACCGTTCTGTGATTATTGGTTCTGCCAATATCAACGAGCGCTCAATGACAGGAACCAGAGATTCTGAAGTGGCTTCAATCATCAGGGATCGTGAAATGATCCAAACAACCATGAACGGGGAACCATATTTGGCTGCGAAGTTTGCTCACACTTTAAGGATGAGGTTGATGAGGGAACATTTAGGAGTCGATGTAGATATTCTTGATATGATagaaagaaggttcaaTGACATCGAGAAACTTGCAAGAACAAGTCTCGGTAAAAAAGCTGCAACTGGaaaattcaagaatgagGAACATGAGGTAATGAGTGCAATGGTTGAACTTGCTACCAGAGATGTGTTAGGGAAGAAGGATGGAACCAAAAGATGGAGCTCATATTTCAGCACTATAAAGAGCATGAATGGCAATTCAGATTTACCAAGTAAGCTCCATGATGCTCTGGAGAGAATAATTCAAGGTGATCAAATTGACACAGACTCTgaatcagaatcagaaAGCTATGTCACTGAACTTCCTCATCCTATTCGCAGATCTTTTAACAACAGGGCAGGACACGAGAATGCAGGTCTCAGGGATGCCAAATCTTACTCAACAGACCCAAGAATCCACCATAATGATTCTCATAAAAAGGACATCAAAGGGAAGGGGCAAGATAGATATGACTCCCCTGGTAACAAGAAGTCTCGTAAGAGGATCACACAAGTTTTGCAAGACTGGGCTCTCAAAGCCACGTCAGAATTACCTTATTCCGATGATGTTTTTGTTCCCAATCATGAGCAAGTGATGcaatttttgaactcaaAAGACCACGATCCAGAATCAGAAGGCGGCGAGGAGACAAATAACTGGAAGAATATCGAAAGATGGGGCCTACTCAAACGAGTAGCATACTTACAGAGATTAATGGCCAAACAGCAGAAGGACAAGGCCGCCGAAAGGGAAAAGAGGGAAGCTTTGAACTCAAGGTCCAAAAAACAAGGTGTTTCGCCCGCTTCCTCCTTGgaccaaaatcaaaacaCCGCACCCAATGGCTCTGCACAGACAGATAAAGTGAAAGTGTCAGGTGTTGATAGTGCTGTAGAATTAGGTGAGCATCTTAACGAGAAGGGTCGAACTGATGGAAACGTTGCTCCAGGATTAAACCATTCGGGGTCTCTTGGTTCAGATGAAATATCGAATGTGAAGGTAATTCATCTCGAACCCTCTGAAGTGAAGGACATCATCGAGTCTTTGGAAACTAGGGGTATATCTAAACCAAGATTCATAGATCCTTATGCATTTGAAGATCCTCtagatgatgatttttaTGAGGATCTGTGGCATGATACGGCTTTTAGAAACACTGCCATCTTCAGAATGGTCTTCCACTGTCAGCCTGATGACGATGTGCTGACTTGGAATGATTATAAGAATTTCAGCAAACTAGACACAGCATTTAATTTGGCACAGAAAAAACGAGAAAATGGATTGACTCGAGTCGACAGTAGTTCCGAAGACCCAAACAATTCTCAGGACACCAGTATCAGTATCACTGACATTGAGAATGCAACGAGCTACCAACGCGATAAAGTATTACAAAGTGAGGAAGATGCCGAGAAACCAAAACGTCAGCCATTACATGGGAAGCTCAAGAAGAGTGTTGCTGGTGgtggaagaaaaatgtcTTACTCCTCGGAGCATTCACAAGATAGCATTGTAGGCGACAGCTCAGATCAAGAGCAGCCTTCAGAAGACTCTACCATTGAGCGTATCGATACAGAAATTGATGGGGCTCTGGACATCAACACTGAGAAAAGCCGCAAGACCACCACcaggagaagaagattgtATCCTTCCCGAAGAGTCGTAAGGAACATAAGGAACAGTGTGTTTGACTGGTCTACAGCAGAGCTATTGTTGAGCTACGTCCGTGGAAACCTAGTGCTATTTCCAGTAGAATGGCTCATGGCCGAGATTGAATCGGGCAACCTGTTCTACCGAACCGATAGACTGCCTCCAATAGAAATATATGACTAG
- a CDS encoding Fumarase, converts fumaric acid to L-malic acid in the TCA cycle, whose amino-acid sequence MLRNSSSKLIPQSAAAVRAFSSTVIAKRTESDAFGEIEVPDEKYWGAQTQRSSQNFKIGGVRERMPEPVVRAFGTLKQATAIVNKDLGVLDPKLSDAIQQAATEVAEGKLIDHFPLVVFQTGSGTQSNMNANEVISNRAIEILGGKLGSKKPVHPNDHVNMSQSSNDTFPTVMHIAAVTEITNSLIPELTKLRDSFQAKSEEFKDIIKIGRTHLQDATPLTLGQEFSGYVQQLTNGISRVEKSLESLRFLAQGGTAVGTGLNTKKGFAEKVAEEVTRLTGLQFYTAPNKFEALAAHDAIVEASGALNVVATSLFKIANDIRYLGSGPRCGYGELSLPANEPGSSIMPGKVNPTQNEAVTMLCTQVFGNHSTITFAGASGQFELNVFKPVMISNLLSSVRLLADGANSFRLHCVDGIEANPDRINQLLHESLMLVTALNPKIGYDSASKVAKNAHAKGLTLKQSALELGVLSEEEFDQWVRPENMIGPK is encoded by the coding sequence ATGCTCAGAAACTCCTCTTCCAAGTTGATCCCACAATCGGCCGCTGCAGTACGTGCCTTCTCCTCTACTGTCATCGCCAAGAGAACGGAAAGTGATGCCTTCGGAGAAATCGAAGTACCTGATGAAAAGTACTGGGGAGCCCAAACCCAAAGATCTTCAcagaatttcaagattgGTGGTGTTAGAGAGAGAATGCCAGAGCCTGTCGTTCGAGCTTTTGGTACTCTGAAACAGGCTACAGCTATTGTGAACAAGGACTTGGGAGTTCTTGATCCAAAGCTCTCTGATGCCATTCAACAGGCTGCTACTGAGGTCGCTGAGGGTAAACTAATTGACCATTTCCCCTTGGTGGTTTTCCAGACTGGTTCCGGTACCCAGTCCAACATGAACGCTAATGAGGTCATCTCCAACAGAGCCATTGAAATTTTGGGTGGTAAGTTGGGTTCCAAAAAGCCAGTTCATCCTAATGACCACGTGAACATGTCTCAGTCCTCTAATGACACTTTCCCAACCGTCATGCACATTGCAGCTGTCACTGAGATCACCAATAGTCTGATTCCTGAATTGACCAAATTGAGAGATTCTTTTCAAGCCAAGtctgaagagttcaaagatATCATTAAAATTGGTAGAACTCACTTACAGGACGCCACACCATTGACTCTTGGTCAAGAGTTCTCTGGTTACGTTCAACAACTCACCAATGGTATTTCTCGTGTTGAGAAATCTTTGGAGTCCCTTAGATTTCTTGCCCAAGGTGGTACCGCTGTTGGTACGGGTTTAAACACTAAGAAGGGATTTGCTGAAAAGGTCGCTGAAGAAGTCACGCGTTTGACTGGGCTGCAATTCTATACAGCTCCCAACAAGTTTGAAGCTTTGGCTGCACACGATGCCATTGTTGAAGCTTCGGGTGCCTTGAACGTGGTAGCTACCTCGTTATTCAAGATTGCCAATGATATCAGATACTTAGGATCTGGCCCAAGATGTGGTTACGGAGAGTTGTCTTTGCCAGCTAACGAGCCCGGCTCTTCCATTATGCCTGGTAAAGTTAACCCAACTCAAAACGAGGCTGTCACTATGCTTTGCACTCAAGTATTCGGCAACCATTCAACAATCACCTTTGCTGGTGCCTCTGGTCAATTTGAACTGAATGTGTTCAAGCCAGTGATGATTTCTAACTTGTTATCATCAGTTAGACTGTTGGCTGATGGTGCCAACTCCTTCAGATTGCACTGTGTGGATGGTATTGAAGCCAACCCAGACAGAATCAACCAATTGCTGCACGAGTCTTTGATGCTGGTTACTGCTTTGAACCCAAAGATTGGTTACGATTCGGCTTCAAAGGTTGCTAAGAATGCACATGCTAAGGGCCTCACCTTGAAGCAATCTGCTCTGGAACTGGGCGTACTTTCTGAGgaagagtttgatcaatGGGTCAGACCAGAAAACATGATTGGCCCTAAATAG
- a CDS encoding Thiazole synthase, catalyzes formation of the thiazole moiety of thiamine pyrophosphate, with translation MTLSLLLRSTNIFRAPTAIETQTQTTPAFTEPQVLKLKQNVRNPDSLVANAVTPAFDWNTFEFAPIRESTVSRAMTKRYFADLDKYAESDVVIVGAGSAGLSAAYTLGKARPDLKIAIIESNVAVGGGCFLGGQLFSAMVLRKPAHLFLNDLGLEYEDEGDYVVVKHAAYFITTLCSKVLALPNVKLFNATAVEDLLTRKDENGQIRIAGVVTNWTLVTMHHHDQSCMDPNTINANVVLSATGHDGPFGAFCIKRGVEIGAVKKMDGMRGLDMNKAEDAVVKGASEIAPGLVVAGMEVAEHSGSNRMGPTFGAMALSGVKAAEEVLKVFDERKKQNQQCYGGLSA, from the coding sequence ATGACGCTTTCCTTATTATTGAGAAGTACTAACATTTTTAGGGCTCCTACCGCAAttgaaactcaaactcAAACCACTCCAGCTTTCACCGAACCCCAGGTTCTGAAGCTCAAGCAGAATGTTAGAAACCCAGACTCTCTGGTTGCTAACGCTGTTACCCCAGCTTTTGACTGGAACACCTTTGAGTTCGCTCCCATCCGTGAGTCAACCGTTTCTCGCGCTATGACCAAGCGTTACTTTGCTGATTTGGACAAGTACGCTGAATCGGATGTTGTGATTGTCGGTGCTGGTTCTGCTGGTTTGTCTGCTGCTTATACTTTGGGTAAGGCTAGACCTGATTTGAAGATTGCCATCATTGAATCAAACGTCGCCGTTGGTGGTGGATGCTTCCTTGGTGGTCAGTTGTTCTCTGCTATGGTCTTGAGAAAGCCTGCTCATTTGTTCTTAAACGATCTTGGATTGGAGTACGAGGACGAGGGAGATTATGTTGTTGTTAAGCACGCAGCTTACTTTATCACTACTCTTTGTTCCAAGGTTCTTGCTCTTCCTAACGTCAAGCTGTTCAATGCCACCGCTGTTGAGGACTTGCTTACCAGAAAGGACGAGAACGGCCAGATTCGTATTGCTGGTGTTGTTACCAACTGGACTTTGGTCACAATGCACCACCACGACCAATCTTGTATGGACCCCAACACTATCAACGCTAATGTTGTTTTGTCAGCTACTGGCCACGATGGTCCGTTCGGTGCTTTCTGCATCAAGCGTGGTGTCGAGATTGGTGCCGTTAAAAAAATGGACGGTATGCGTGGTCTTGACATGAACAAAGCTGAGGATGCTGTTGTTAAGGGTGCCAGTGAAATTGCTCCAGGATTGGTTGTTGCCGGTATGGAGGTTGCTGAGCACTCTGGTTCCAACAGAATGGGTCCCACTTTCGGTGCCATGGCTCTTTCTGGAGTCAAGGCCGCAGAGGAAGTTCTGAAGGTCTTCGAtgagagaaagaagcagAACCAGCAATGCTATGGTGGACTTTCCGCTTAA
- a CDS encoding RNA polymerase I subunit A49 encodes MGENKSDSSASLRVSSFDDGSSVAIGNFFNGLSIPSDTEFELYQTKSKKHPQYLIHGENERLLYDGQTDPEDNSNYCIAIYDPDSASVELYKAPLIVSQVSSKLKRKSSGPAVKQAGIHARLQRNALGQAFGTKKAKKAITSNEINKVDASKLEGSALDIVDSIKSTTEQLPSREELETKLDEFRPVPPYNLDATHVEDIYPLEGIISSLEWKYLRVDAILAETDWKKRLELFPFQDSHYIRSHLEKLSLDKNTQKKTIQLLYYLSVLLGTYRNRRLHQKQALMEALQDPPESLINGVLKRFTVVKAGLFGRRKDQSFLVDPQNEDKLLGYILALILHIDSFMIEIPPLSQELSLKSSKLSNLLRVLGCTIKPVTAAEAEVLGVKRSEMKTHKVAVLRVPFKLPEITRRKRRN; translated from the coding sequence ATGGGTGAAAATAAGTCGGATTCCTCTGCCAGTTTGCGTGTCTCTTCTTTTGACGACGGTTCCAGCGTTGCTATCggaaactttttcaatggaCTGAGTATACCTTCGGACACTGAATTTGAATTGTATCAAACTAAATCGAAAAAACACCCACAGTACCTTATACATGGTGAGAATGAAAGACTATTGTACGACGGCCAAACAGACCCTGAGGATAACAGTAACTACTGCATAGCCATCTATGATCCTGATTCAGCATCTGTAGAGCTATACAAGGCTCCCCTAATCGTGTCACAAGTTAGCTCCAAGTTAAAGAGAAAATCATCAGGTCCAGCCGTTAAACAAGCAGGCATTCATGCCAGATTACAAAGAAATGCTTTGGGTCAGGCATTTGGTACTAAAAAAGCCAAGAAGGCCATCACGAGCAATGAGATCAATAAAGTGGATGCTTCCAAATTGGAAGGTTCAGCTCTTGACATTGTTGATTCGATAAAGAGTACCACTGAACAACTTCCTTCACGGGAAGAGTTGGAAACCAAATTGGACGAATTTAGACCCGTACCTCCTTATAATTTGGATGCCACGCATGTGGAAGATATTTATCCATTAGAGGGTATAATATCAAGTCTCGAATGGAAATATTTACGTGTGGATGCAATTCTCGCAGAAACAGactggaagaagagattggAACTGTTTCCCTTCCAGGACTCGCATTACATTCGTTCAcatttggagaaacttAGTCTTGATAAGAACacacagaagaagacaatCCAGTTGCTCTACTATCTATCAGTATTGCTTGGTACTTACCGAAACAGGAGATTACATCAAAAACAAGCCCTCATGGAAGCATTACAAGATCCACCAGAATCTTTAATTAACGGCGTACTAAAGCGGTTTACAGTTGTAAAAGCAGGACTCTTTGGTCGACGCAAAGACCAATCATTTTTGGTTGACCCTCAGAACGAGGACAAATTGCTGGGATACATTTTGGCCCTCATTTTGCACATCGATTCATTTATGATCGAAATACCCCCGCTATCGCAAGAGCTGTCCTTAAAATCATCGAAACTCTCCAACCTGTTGAGAGTCTTGGGTTGCACCATCAAGCCAGTCACGGCTGCTGAAGCTGAGGTCCTGGGAGTAAAAAGATCTGAAATGAAGACTCACAAGGTTGCTGTGCTGAGAGTACCTTTTAAGCTTCCCGAAAtcacaagaagaaagagaagaaactaG
- a CDS encoding NAP family histone chaperone translates to MSEDRKLEQIFSDLAACENSMEKVEREVEQFKATKTKDVYLKRQELTKQIPKYWFIVLSEHDDFSEYIQTDDLRFLENITDIYVDWDLENSRDFSITIAFDDSDNKITAQVVTKHFKSEIDEETNQEKLVSEPATIQWPKEYDSINPYKITDKKSAEGKKNYRKGMKTFFAWFSWTGKKAGKEFRSGEELTRALVEDIFPYSTKYYTQACLTGQIEGDSSSEELDVSDEEVDEKDEEEEEEEEEEHRTKKPRIN, encoded by the exons ATGTCAGAGGA TCGTAAATTAGAGCAAATTTTCTCCGATTTGGCCGCCTGCGAGAACTCCATGGAGAAAGTGGAACGAGAAGTTGAACAGTTCAAAGCTACGAAAACCAAAGATGTTTACTTGAAACGTCAAGAACTTACTAAGCAGATTCCAAAATACTGGTTTATTGTTTTGTCAGAGCATGACGACTTTTCTGAATATATTCAAACAGACGACTTAAGATTTCTTGAGAATATCACGGATATCTATGTTGACTGggatttggaaaattcTCGTGATTTTTCTATAACTATTGCATTTGATGATTCAGACAATAAAATCACTGCCCAGGTTGTGACCAAACATTTTAAGTCAGAAATAGACgaagaaacaaatcaagAAAAGCTTGTATCTGAACCTGCTACGATTCAATGGCCTAAGGAGTATGATTCTATAAACCCCTATAAGATCACTGATAAGAAATCGGCGGagggaaagaaaaactacAGAAAGGGgatgaaaactttttttgCATGGTTTTCATGGACAGGTAAGAAAGCTGGAAAAGAATTCAGATCTGGAGAAGAACTGACACGAGCTCTGGTAGAAGACATTTTCCCCTACTCTACTAAATACTATACTCAAGCCTGCTTAACTGGTCAAATTGAAGGTGATTCATCTAGCGAGGAATTAGATGTCAGcgatgaagaagttgatgaaaaggatgaggaggaagaagaggaagaggaagaagagcaCCGAACCAAAAAACCTAGAATAAATTGA